The following proteins are co-located in the Phyllostomus discolor isolate MPI-MPIP mPhyDis1 chromosome 1, mPhyDis1.pri.v3, whole genome shotgun sequence genome:
- the LOC114489908 gene encoding coiled-coil domain-containing protein 96-like, whose product MDNPSDPSEPPGASETKDGDVVSLASRLSGIKVSSGPQSPAEPTEPEPEAVETSEGEVAAAEPPETAEPPEPAEPAEPTDIPELPEPAGSDEPADLAKLREGPAATEAEGEESRERAEPVEAEPEEPAEPGSAGGPKEPEEKEREEAPEDKENEKEEEASEEERKKAPLSISLQLYGAARETVEPILEEEAEYEEIESKGVEGSRAKSDLWQKDQNEQPEFEDSEWTEEVQRLQEEQLRSELLDQYRSLMVERSHYQRYNSYLQHKICQALRKKKGLDVVEAPDMGPEPEAPEKEHAYISYLAVLEELRKQRADDLAWYHQELAQLKQQCKENLSRVEKEWRRFQALKKQVVMQAMGSCRMRGGRKAALREVEQLQALEEKKEKEMSAVRLENVQLKQSLVHFETRMRAQEDTTEGLLLIDFEQLKIENQTFNEKVEERNEELLKLRNKVDNNVRIITHVKEMLHFVDIENAGRNSQLLEADSQVALRRDILTKTKQARDGLRIDNVRLSRKCGLLGKEALLRDMEEKAGKTALLKERLESLKRHHAGLTLSCKGMRRKIREAKAFLPS is encoded by the coding sequence ATGGACAACCCCTCCGACCCCTCCGAGCCCCCTGGGGCCTCTGAGACGAAAGACGGAGATGTAGTGAGCCTAGCCTCGCGGCTGTCCGGGATCAAGGTCAGCTCTGGTCCCCAGTCCCCGGCCGAACCCACGGAGCCGGAGCCGGAAGCCGTAGAGACTTCGGAGGGAGAGGTCGCCGCGGCCGAGCCCCCCGAGACGGCTGAGCCTCCTGAGCCCGCTGAGCCCGCTGAGCCCACCGACATCCCCGAGCTCCCCGAGCCAGCCGGGTCGGACGAGCCGGCCGACCTCGCCAAGCTCCGGGAAGGGCCGGCGGCCACCGAGGCTGAGGGCGAAGAGTCCAGAGAGCGGGCGGAGCCGGTCGAGGCCGAGCCAGAGGAGCCAGCCGAGCCGGGGTCCGCAGGCGGACCCAAGGAACCGGAGGAGAAAGAGCGGGAGGAGGCGCCGGAGGACAAGGAGAAcgagaaggaagaggaggcatcggaggaggaaaggaagaaagcccCATTGAGCATCTCTCTGCAGCTGTACGGGGCTGCCCGGGAGACGGTTGAGCCAAttctggaggaggaagcagagtaCGAGGAGATCGAAAGCAAGGGTGTGGAGGGAAGCAGGGCGAAAAGCGACCTCTGGCAGAAAGACCAGAACGAGCAACCCGAGTTCGAGGACTCGGAATGGACAGAGGAGGtgcagaggctgcaggaggaGCAGCTGCGCTCTGAGCTCCTGGACCAGTACCGCTCCCTGATGGTGGAGCGGAGCCACTACCAGCGCTACAACTCCTACCTGCAGCACAAGATCTGCCAGGCGCTGCGCAAAAAGAAGGGCCTGGATGTGGTCGAGGCGCCCGACATGGGCCCGGAGCCCGAGGCCCCCGAGAAGGAGCACGCGTATATCAGCTATCTGGCGGTGCTGGAGGAGCTCCGGAAGCAGCGGGCCGACGACCTGGCCTGGTATCACCAGGAGCTGGCCCAGCTGAAGCAGCAGTGCAAGGAGAACCTCTCCAGGGTGGAGAAGGAATGGCGAAGGTTCCAGGCGCTCAAGAAGCAGGTGGTGATGCAGGCCATGGGCAGCTGTCGGATGAGGGGCGGTCGCAAGGCCGCTCTGCGGGAGGTGGAGCAGCTGCAGGCcctggaggagaagaaggagaaggagatgaGCGCCGTGAGGCTGGAGAACGTGCAGCTGAAGCAGAGCCTGGTGCACTTCGAAACCCGGATGAGGGCGCAGGAGGACACCACCGAGGGCCTGCTGCTCATCGACTTCGAACAGCTGAAGATCGAGAACCAGACGTTCAACGAGAAGGTGGAGGAGCGGAACGAGGAGCTTCTGAAGCTGCGCAACAAAGTGGACAACAACGTGCGGATCATCACCCACGTGAAGGAAATGCTGCACTTTGTGGACATCGAGAACGCGGGCAGGAACTCTCAGCTCTTGGAGGCGGACAGTCAGGTGGCCCTGAGGAGGGACATCTTGACCAAGACGAAGCAAGCCCGAGACGGTCTGCGGATCGACAACGTCAGGCTGAGCCGGAAGTGTGGGCTGCTGGGCAAGGAGGCGCTCCTCCGGGACATGGAAGAGAAGGCGGGCAAGACGGCGCTGCTCAAGGAGCGCCTGGAGTCACTGAAGCGCCACCACGCCGGGCTCACTCTGTCCTGCAAGGGCATGAGGCGCAAGATCCGGGAGGCCAAGGCCTTCCTCCCCTCCTGA
- the TADA2B gene encoding transcriptional adapter 2-beta, whose protein sequence is MAELGKKYCVYCLAEVSPLRFRCTECQDIELCPECFSAGAEIGHHRRYHGYQLVDGGRFTLWGPEAEGGWTSREEQLLLDAIEQFGFGNWEDMAAHVGASRTPQEVMEHYVSMYIHGNLGKACIPDTIPNRVTDHTCPSGGPLSPSLTTPLPPLDISVAEQQQLGYMPLRDDYEIEYDQDAETLISGLSVNYDDDDVEIELKRAHVDMYVRKLRERQRRKNIARDYNLVPAFLGKDKKDRERAAKRKVTKEERELRLKLRPLYQFMSCKEFDDLFENMHKEKVLRAKIRELQRYRRNGITKMEESAEYEAARHKREKRKENRGAAGAKRGREDAKDGEFAAIEHLPGFELLSDREKALCSSLSLSPARYVTAKTIIIKDHLQKRQGIPSKSRLPSYLDKVLKKRILNFLTESGWISRDAS, encoded by the exons ATGGCGGAGCTCGGTAAGAAGTACTGCGTGTACTGCCTGGCCGAGGTGAGCCCGCTGCGCTTCCGCTGCACCGAGTGCCAGGACATCGAGCTGTGCCCCGAGTGTTTCTCGGCCGGCGCCGAGATTGGCCACCACCGCCGCTACCACGGCTACCAGCTGGTGGACGGCGGGCGCTTCACGCTTTGGGGGCCCGAGGCCGAGGGCGGCTGGACCAGCCGCGAGGAGCAGCTGCTGCTGGATGCCATCGAGCAGTTCGGCTTCGGGAACTGG GAAGACATGGCCGCTCACGTCGGAGCTTCCCGGACTCCCCAGGAAGTGATGGAGCATTACGTAAGCATGTACATCCACGGCAACCTGGGGAAGGCCTGCATCCCCGACACCATCCCCAACCGGGTGACAGACCACACCTGCCCCAGTGGAGGCCCCCTGTCTCCCAGCCTCACCACCCCCTTGCCTCCCCTAGACATCTCGGTGgccgagcagcagcagctgggctaCATGCCGCTGCGGGACGACTACGAGATTGAGTACGACCAGGACGCCGAGACGCTCATCAGCGGGCTCTCGGTCAACTACGACGACGACGACGTGGAGATCGAGCTCAAGCGCGCCCACGTGGACATGTACGTGCGGAAGCTCCGGGAGCGGCAGCGGCGCAAGAACATCGCCCGCGACTACAACCTGGTGCCCGCCTTCCTGGGCAAGGACAAGAAGGACCGGGAGAGGGCGGCCAAGCGCAAGGTCACCAAGGAGGAGCGCGAGCTGCGGCTGAAGCTGCGGCCGCTGTACCAGTTCATGTCCTGCAAGGAGTTCGATGACCTGTTCGAGAACATGCACAAGGAGAAGGTGCTGCGCGCCAAGATCCGCGAGCTGCAGCGCTACCGGCGCAACGGCATCACCAAGATGGAGGAGTCGGCCGAGTACGAGGCGGCCCGGCACAAGCGCGAGAAGCGCAAGGAGAACCGGGGCGCGGCGGGCGCCAAGCGGGGGCGGGAGGATGCCAAGGACGGCGAGTTCGCCGCCATCGAGCACCTGCCGGGCTTCGAGCTGCTGTCCGACCGCGAGAAGGCGCTGTGCAGCTCCCTCAGCCTGAGCCCCGCGCGCTACGTGACCGCCAAGACCATCATCATCAAGGACCACCTGCAGAAGCGACAGGGGATCCCCTCCAAGAGCCGCCTGCCCAGCTACCTGGACAAGGTCCTAAAGAAAAGGATTTTGAATTTCCTCACGGAGAGCGGCTGGATATCCAGGGATGCTTCCTGA
- the LOC114489973 gene encoding grpE protein homolog 1, mitochondrial-like — MPSTCTVLARVAVMAARCVSLVRRNLPALALSLRPAPRLLCTATKQKNNGQNLEEDVGHSEQKTDPPSTEKTLLEEKVRLEEQLKEATEKYKRALADTENLRQRTQKLVEEAKLYGIQAFCKDLLEVADILEKATQSVPKEEISEDNPHLKNLYEGLVMTEVQIQKVFTKHGLLRLDPLGAKFDPYEHEALFHAPAEGQEPGTVALVNKVGYKLHGRTLRPALVGVVKGA; from the exons ATGCCTAGTACGTGCACAGTGCTGGCGCGGGTGGCAGTCATGGCGGCTCGGTGCGTGAGTTTGGTGCGGCGCAACCTCCCGGCTTTGGCGTTGTCTCTTAG GCCCGCCCCTCGGCTGCTGTGCACGGCCACAAAACAGAAGAACAACGGCCAGAACCTGGAAGAGGACGTGGGGCACAGTGAGCAGAAGACAGACCCTCCCTCTACGGAGAAGACACTCCTGGAGGAGAAGGTcaggctggaggagcagctgaAGGAGGCTACG gagaaatACAAGCGAGCTTTGGCAGATACTGAGAACTTGAGGCAGAGGACCCAAAAACTGGTGGAAGAGGCAAAATTATATG GCATTCAGGCCTTCTGCAAGGACCTGCTAGAGGTGGCAGACATCTTGGAGAAGGCAACACAGTCTGTCCCCAAGGAGGAGATTTCGGAGGACAACCCCCACCTGAAGAACCTCTACGAGGGGCTCGTGATGACCGAGGTGCAGATCCAGAAGGTGTTCACGAAGCACGGCCTGCTCCGGCTGGACCCCCTGGGTGCCAAGTTCGACCCCTACGAGCACGAGGCCCTGTTCCACGCGCCGGCGGAGGGGCAGGAGCCGGGCACGGTGGCGCTGGTGAACAAAGTAGGCTACAAGCTGCACGGGCGCACCCTGCGGCCGGCCCTGGTGGGGGTGGTGAAGGGGGCCTAG